In Apis mellifera strain DH4 linkage group LG1, Amel_HAv3.1, whole genome shotgun sequence, the sequence TGCACGACGTTGGGTTCAGGATAATCAACATAgggtacaaattttaatttcttttttgtaatttcttatatttgatgtATCGATGGACAACGTTGGACAATGTTGaatcacgataatcaacataggacacagattttaatttcttttttgtaatttcttatattcgatgtaTTGATGGACATCGATGGATTATGTTGCACGACGTTGGGTTCAGGATAATCAACATaggaacaaattttaatttgttttttgtaatttcttatatattcggCATATCAATGGATGTCGATGGATTATGTTGCACGACGTTGGTTCACGATAatcaatatacaaattttaatttcttttttgcgaTTTCTTATACTCGATGTATCGATGGACAACGTTGGACAATATTGaatcacgataatcaacataggacacagattttaatttcttttttataatttcttatattcgatgtaTCGATGGACGTCGATGGATTATGTTGCACGATGTTTGGTTCAGGATAATCAACAtaggatataaattttaatttcttttttgtaatttcttatactCGATGTATCGATGGATAATGTTGGACAATGTTGAATCACGATAATGAACATAGGAcacagattttaatttcttttttgtaatttcttatattcgatgtaTCGATGGACATCGATAGATTATGTTGCACGACGTTGGGTTCAGGATAATCAACATAgggtacaaattttaatttcttttttgtaatttcttatatttgatgtATCGATGGACAACGTTGGACAATGTTGaatcacgataatcaacataggacacagattttaatttcttttttgtaatttcttatattcgatgtaTTGATGGACATCGATGGATTATGTTGCACGACGTTGGGTTCAGGATAATCAACATaggaacaaattttaatttgttttttgtaatttcttatatattcggTATATCAATGGACGTCGATGGATTATGTTGCACGATGTTGGTTCACGATAATCAATatagaatacaaattttaatttcttttttgtaatttcttatattcgatgtaTTGATGGACATCGATGGATTATGTTGCACGACGTTGGGTTCAGGATAATCAACATaggatacaaattttaatttcttttttgtaatttcttatatttgatgtATCGATGGACAACGTTGGACAATGTTGaatcacgataatcaacataggacacagattttaattttttttttgtaatttcttatattcgatgtaTTGATGGACATCGATGGATTATGTTGCACGACGTTGGGTTCAGGATAATCAACATaggaacaaattttaatttgttttttgtaatttcttatattcgatgtaTTGATGGACATCGATGGATTATGTTGCACGACGTTGGGTTCAGGATAATCAACATaggatacaaattttaatttcttttttacgatttcTTATACTCGATGTATCGATGGACAatgttggacgacgttggatcacgataaGGAGCATAcgacataattttaattttaattttaatttttttttattataatttcttatattcgatgtaaatcataagatgcatgcatcttagatTTAAGTCCTAGTTTTTTGCATAATGTAAAGTAGatataagatagatataagatttagtattaaggtCTAGTATAAGTTTAAGAGTTCATCGATGTTGGATGacgatggataatttttttaacaattgtatcatatttcttttctacggttaagatttaatttatagataattaattgtatcattgtattgtattaataaatttgttcaataaattcaacctgatgggtctcgatgcgtagtcacctcccCGTGGGTGAGAGccggtaattggcatcgcttttcaaattttacttttaaaaaaatacattataaatattccatgagaaatttttcgaaattttttaaatttaagaatataaaatatatttcatcaataataattttcgaaaagcgaTGCCAAGCCAAGAACTACGCACACCTTCAGTCTAGTCTAAAATGCGattgcttttaattattttgattaattattaatagactAGACTGCAGgtattagtaaaatataattagtaaattattcTGTACAAAGATATTCTCATTGTCTCTTTctcgttattttattcttcaattttcaagattttttaaaattttaataatttcatttcttttctttctctaaaaatgagaatatctttaacatagattttaataaataaataaataaataaatattaattagattaagttTAAGTATCAAGTTTAGCATTTTGTATCaagatataatatctaaaaaataaaattcttatgattattttatgctttgttgtttttttctcgtttatttcaAGTTATTGTCAAGTTATTGTCATTTCAAGTTATTGTACATGTCAtacaataattgcaaaaatcttTGGACTGGTACTCTATTTTCGGTGGTCAATTAAGGATTTCGCCCTGATTCATTGGTACTTTTGAGTATCCGATCAGAATTAGGTCTTATGAACGAATATTGTTTCTTATAAATCGACTCTGGAATCTGTATCGTCAAGACATAAATCCTTCTTTTGACTTCTTTAAACCGTTGTCATAAtttgtgattttaaattaaattgtaaatgatcaacattttaaagttttttttttcgctttaagTTAATcagaatattcttaatatggatattgcaaataaacatagtattaagattttaggccaaaaatgaattaatttaataacatctAAAGACAATGTGAGGCAGTGGTAGTCAATAATTAACAACGTGAAACTgagcatttaattatttataataatttataacatatgttaataataaattgcaatcagtataaaaataatttttatattgaatctcctttaatatttaaattttataattttataatttatataattttacacatttttatataatttttatttatatataatattatgtataatgtaataatatattatttatatatattatttatatatattaataatatattatttctttatattaatttttttatttatgttctttatgttacatattttactaatttttactaattaaaattaattttatttatttctattttaattttttttttcttatatttcctatgtttttaaatttatttaacactatttaaacttatttttaatattttattttattattttagaaataaatttcgatagtCATTTCTTCATGAaacttaataattgatattgtttttcgtagatttttttttttttaaattttcaatattattttttgaaaataattttatgtgaattttaaaatgatatcgaaaatgctaatattttcaatcaatttgaataataatacggtaatgataattagaaatcggtattatttttcgaatatatgaatttttaaatataaaaataagtattaaaaaaaaggaaataataagagagacggaaataaattaaagattgcaCAATTaacgccatcttcagagtatcgaaattaaaaagtacGTAAACGAGAGAGCGATAGTgaaaaaaggatagaaatataacaattgaTACAAGTGGCGTCATCTCTATTCGACCGAAGGAATTATACAAAGAGCGATAGTGAGAAAaggataaagatattattaagaattgatACAAGTGGTACCATCTTCATTCTGCTGAaagaattacataaataaagagCGATAGTGAGATAAGGATAGAGATATATCAAGAATTGGTACAAGTGGCGCCATCTCCATTCTGCTGAAAGAATTACACAAATAAAGAGCGATAGTGAGATAAGGATAGAGATATATCAAGAATTGGTACAAGTGGCGCCATCTCCATTCTGCTGAAAGAATTACACAAATAAAGAGCGATAGTGAGACAAGGATAGAGATATATCAAGAATTGGTACAAGTGGCGCCATCTCCATTCTACCGAATGAACTATGCAACAAGGAAAACAATAGTGAGAAAAAGACAGAGATATATCAAGAATTGGTACAAGTGGCGCCATCTCCGTTCTACCGAATGAACTATGCAACAAGGAAAACAATAGTGAGAAAAAGACAGAGATATATCAAGAATTGGTACAAGTGGCGCCATCTCTATTCTGCCGGAGGAACTATCCAAACAAGAAGAACGATAGTgagaaaaggatagagatactATCAATAATTGATACAAGTGGTGCCATCTCCATTCTGCCGGAGGAACTATCCAAACAAGAAGAACGATAGTGAGAAAAGGATAAAGATATTATCAAGAATTGATACAAGTGGTGCCATCTCCATTCCGCCGAAGGAATTACATAAACAAAGAGCGATAGTGAGATAAGGATAGAgatatattaagaattgatACAAGTGGCGCCATCTCCATTCTACCGAATGAACTATGCAATAAAGAAAGCAATAGtgagaaaagaatagaaatataataagaattgcataacatcattttgataattaaagacATTTCGAAAATGTAGAACACATAATAAGAATGTATTGGTAATTCCatttcttgaatatatttcagaaatctCTCTGAAAGCATAGTGAAaggaatataagaatttaacatTAACGCCATTCTTTGagtatttttggaaatatatttttttatagtattcaTAAGTTTTATTTCCGATATTCTGAAGATGGCACTGATTACACAATTTTTACTTATCTTTAccttctttcattatttattttttttgtgttaTTCTTGCTCTCTGTGTCATATTCATGGTTTATTGTcacatcaaaatatttaatattctaatatttaaatgaaacatttaaatcttataatttttaatattcttaataaaataatttattaatttttaataatttattaatgtaatataataaattatttattatatttattataaaaattattttttttattaagttattaagtatagtttattattgattaattattaattataatttattaattcaatatcaatCATCGATTGATATatgtcattattttatattaaattttaacatgaaTATGGGTAAAGCGCTTACCCATTCACATcgatacataatatatgtacaaaagaacaagtaaaatataaagtaccAAGGTATCAGTTTATCAATGTAGTATGCCTATTATGTGTGTCTAGTGTATGACTAATAGTACATgcttaaaagtttttattatttttatattaaattatatttcattaattaaataaaaaagtaacaatGGCAGAATTTGTGGAAAAACGATGCGAGGATATGATTCCCGAATTAGAACAaatggaaagaattaaaatttttgataaaaacgaAATTCGGTAAGTGAAAGGGTtattttgtgatatatttcaaaaaagaattaatatttttatgaattatatagagGAATCGCAAAAAAACTTAAAGAATATGAATACAAAATTCAGCGACATATGAAAACTAAAGAAGATTATCTAAgatatatacaatatgaaaTGGATctacttaaattaattaaacaacgcagagatgtatattattacatattaataaataattaattatagtataattataatgtctTGCATCCTGATCATAAGAACAAAACTGTCTAATTTGTAAGACAGGATTtatatcaagaattttatttctgtatgaataataaaataaaatattaatatttgctttatttatgttaaataaaatttattaactcataaaaatagataacttGTAAGATTATAACCAGAATgcaagataatatttaactataatttaatatattaagaatataattttttattaaaaaatgtaaaaatttgttttatttaatagaaacttGGTATTATGCAAAAGAAATCAGATAttgattatacaattataaataaaataaatcatttgtatAAAGATGCAATATTTAGATTTCAAGATGATATTCGTTTTTGGATtgcttacataaaattttgtaagcaTGTTgtaagtatttaatttataatatatttattaaatcttctgaattattaatttataaatataaatgtgaatATAAAATGTGGCAGCATTTTCACAACAATGTTAGTCACATGTTAGGTAGAATGTTACAAGTTCATCAAGATAAACCTAAATGTTGGCATATCGCAGCACGTTGggaattagaagaaaataaaaataaacaaattgcacgtcaatttcttcttcgtggTTTGCATATACATCCAActtctcaattattatttattgatgctTTCAAGTAAATcattgcattttttataagtttttaatatttatattattcttatttctttaagtattaattttatgatttagatTAGAATTAGATGAGGTATTAGTTAATGAtcagaagaatgaaaatagtGATGATAATACAGTACAAACTGAGACTGATGATGATATGAGTATTGGACTAAAAAGAGCCTATATCATTTACCAACAAGCATCAAAacgaattaaagatattagatttataatagaactattaaatattgcaaagaatcataataatacagaaaaattacaaaacaaaattcttaggtaaatacaataaagttatattaaaattgttaattatttttagtttgattttaatactttttttagtgATATGATACAAGAATATACTCATGAACCTCTAATGTGGGATACAATGGCCCGACGAGAATTAGAAGGACTTTTTCAACCTTCTGTCAGTAATAATACaacaatgaaaattgataGTTCAGAAAAAACATCATTAAGAGATCGTATAACATCTTGTAATAAAGTTTATCAAACAGtagttaagaaaattaaaactgaAGAAATGTGgtctttatatatagaatgtttaatagaaattaatcaaaaacctGGAGCTTTaccaaattttaaaagaaaattattaaaaactgcTTTATCACAAGCAcatcaagtaaaaaaattaaaagaaaaatattatttgtattggGTTAGtgacatttaatattaatattaacaattaatatttattgaataaaaataagaaagaatttttaattgtaataatatttttatagatcaaTATGTTAAGTATTGAAGATAAAGATGAAACaaccaaaaataaattaaaagaaattctaaacACAGCAACTGAAACTATATCAAATAGTATAAGTCTTTGGCATGCCagattaagatatttatttgctattggagaagaaaaagaagctgAATCTGTGTTTTTGAAGGTACAATtacataagaaattatttttaattctatattattttaattctatttaattctatattatatgcataatcaataattttttaggcAACACAGATACTTGGTGAAAAATCATTACCtctatggaaaataaaaatactacaTGTACAAGCAAAGTTTCCTGAAAAAACTGAACAAGTTTTTCAAGCAGCTTTACAAGGACATCCAAGTATTGCTCAAGAAATAAAACCTACTTACATTGAATGGCTAGTTCTAACAAAaagtatgtaattttaattaaagcataaaattacatttgatGATTGATGATTATTGCTTATTTTAGGTATACAAGAAGcacgaaaaatatatgataatcttTGTTTACAAcctcctttttctcttgaATTACACAAAAAGATGATAGAATTAGAACTTATGCAACctgaaatatcattaaaacatataagaaaatattatgaaatgtcAACATTACAATTTggcaaaaataatacaaatgtttggataaattatattacatttgaaaTGAAACATGGTGATCCAAAGAAAGTTGGAGAATTACATGAAAGAGCAGTAAAAACTTTAGAACCAATATTgacagatttatttatttcagaataCAGTTTAATTAAAGCCAATCCAGAtgctattaaaaatgatatacaaaCATTGCATACATAAATAGTAAAGTGTGTGCagtggaaatattaaataatacaataaatagatattttatgtatctgataaatattctttttaaatttatataaaaattccaattaattcaTGATTCAAGtggtatttctttttccatacgTGTAAGAACAATGTTACGATCTGTTTCATTTGGCAATCGTGTTCTATCTCCTGTTTTTAATGTTGCTCTCATATCTAAACACATCACATCTGTTGCTAAAGAATGTTGCTTGTCATCTAGATTTCTATCAACTTGTAGAAGTAAACcttccaaattattatatgctcctctagaaaataataaatatatatgtcaaatataaaatgttaatatattcgtgggaAATCtttagagaattattatatataagatctaAATaactacaaaaattaatatgcattaattaacatttttatatatcaatttttctgtttgttattaaaatcaaccaaagatttttcacaaatatattaatattgtagaatatattttagtcactttataaaaaatgtgttaaaatatattatctaaattattgcACTATTATACATACTTTGAATTTTCCAAAACTTTAGTTAAGTCTTTTTCAGTTTGTGTCAAGTTTAAAACTTCATCTTTTAAACCTAATTCAGCTTCATCACGACAAAGTTCAAAACCAGAACGATAAGTACGATTTTCTAATCTTGTTTGTGCACATTTtattgaatcaattttatgTAGTAAAGCATCTTCTTGTCTcactatttctttttgtaaaatctCCATTTCCTTTTGAatctacacacacacatatatatatttatatataaattataatcaaatttatatatttattatatgtaaaattttaataataattttaatttaaaaaattttttactttaagtTTTTGCCATTCTAATTCATTTCTAGCTTTTTGCGtttgatatattcttttacgTAAACTAAAATCCGTTGCATCTTGTTGAGctttaatatcatttctaGCACGTTCACGCATTACATTTAAAGCTTCTCGAAAAGTATATACATCGCTTAATTCATTATCAgctaaagttttaatataacgACAATGTTCTAACCAAGCTTCATAAGATAttgaactaaaaaaataaaataaatatttatatttatttcatatattgtatataaatatttattgttacccTTTTGGAGTTCTTAATGCATTTGGTTTATAGCTAATATTTGCACATGTTCTATctaaattaagattttctttatctattttaatagtttcatCCTTATCTTCCACTTCTAATTGCATTGTAAATCTTACTTCTTCTAAACGATTTAGCTTTTCCCATGAAGCTTGCACtctacataaaatattgtatgttcataaacatatatttaaatatgtacagattttttttatagttacctttgagttaataattttttaatattttcaataacacaaagttctttcttcaattctGTATCAGCTTCATCATATGTAAGTTCTGTTCCTCTACGACAATCTCTCATAGAAATACATTCTGCTGTTAAttgtaatggaaaatttaaagtttctatttctttttctgtatCAACTTTCTCATcgcgtaataatttaatttctgcaACTAATTTGTCTAAcaaattctgaaataattcTCTCCAACGTGATAATTCTGTtactctataaataatataatatatataataaaaatttttcttagatatgattttaaatattcattacctATCTGCAAGACGGGTATTATTCATGTAAGTATCCCAAATAGTCTTCACCATTGTCTCTGAACAAACAATTTTCCctgtatttcttaatttaaatgcaTCTT encodes:
- the LOC727267 gene encoding tektin-B1 isoform X1, with amino-acid sequence MAKSVTTYEKPLPHISLADWYAKQWDLQQNAAFKSEDAFKLRNTGKIVCSETMVKTIWDTYMNNTRLADRVTELSRWRELFQNLLDKLVAEIKLLRDEKVDTEKEIETLNFPLQLTAECISMRDCRRGTELTYDEADTELKKELCVIENIKKLLTQRVQASWEKLNRLEEVRFTMQLEVEDKDETIKIDKENLNLDRTCANISYKPNALRTPKGSISYEAWLEHCRYIKTLADNELSDVYTFREALNVMRERARNDIKAQQDATDFSLRKRIYQTQKARNELEWQKLKIQKEMEILQKEIVRQEDALLHKIDSIKCAQTRLENRTYRSGFELCRDEAELGLKDEVLNLTQTEKDLTKVLENSKGAYNNLEGLLLQVDRNLDDKQHSLATDVMCLDMRATLKTGDRTRLPNETDRNIVLTRMEKEIPLES
- the LOC412410 gene encoding U3 small nucleolar RNA-associated protein 6 homolog isoform X2 gives rise to the protein MQKKSDIDYTIINKINHLYKDAIFRFQDDIRFWIAYIKFCKHVHFHNNVSHMLGRMLQVHQDKPKCWHIAARWELEENKNKQIARQFLLRGLHIHPTSQLLFIDAFKLELDEVLVNDQKNENSDDNTVQTETDDDMSIGLKRAYIIYQQASKRIKDIRFIIELLNIAKNHNNTEKLQNKILSDMIQEYTHEPLMWDTMARRELEGLFQPSVSNNTTMKIDSSEKTSLRDRITSCNKVYQTVVKKIKTEEMWSLYIECLIEINQKPGALPNFKRKLLKTALSQAHQVKKLKEKYYLYWINMLSIEDKDETTKNKLKEILNTATETISNSISLWHARLRYLFAIGEEKEAESVFLKATQILGEKSLPLWKIKILHVQAKFPEKTEQVFQAALQGHPSIAQEIKPTYIEWLVLTKSIQEARKIYDNLCLQPPFSLELHKKMIELELMQPEISLKHIRKYYEMSTLQFGKNNTNVWINYITFEMKHGDPKKVGELHERAVKTLEPILTDLFISEYSLIKANPDAIKNDIQTLHT
- the LOC727267 gene encoding tektin-B1 isoform X2, whose amino-acid sequence is MVKTIWDTYMNNTRLADRVTELSRWRELFQNLLDKLVAEIKLLRDEKVDTEKEIETLNFPLQLTAECISMRDCRRGTELTYDEADTELKKELCVIENIKKLLTQRVQASWEKLNRLEEVRFTMQLEVEDKDETIKIDKENLNLDRTCANISYKPNALRTPKGSISYEAWLEHCRYIKTLADNELSDVYTFREALNVMRERARNDIKAQQDATDFSLRKRIYQTQKARNELEWQKLKIQKEMEILQKEIVRQEDALLHKIDSIKCAQTRLENRTYRSGFELCRDEAELGLKDEVLNLTQTEKDLTKVLENSKGAYNNLEGLLLQVDRNLDDKQHSLATDVMCLDMRATLKTGDRTRLPNETDRNIVLTRMEKEIPLES
- the LOC412410 gene encoding U3 small nucleolar RNA-associated protein 6 homolog isoform X1, coding for MAEFVEKRCEDMIPELEQMERIKIFDKNEIRGIAKKLKEYEYKIQRHMKTKEDYLRYIQYEMDLLKLIKQRRDKLGIMQKKSDIDYTIINKINHLYKDAIFRFQDDIRFWIAYIKFCKHVHFHNNVSHMLGRMLQVHQDKPKCWHIAARWELEENKNKQIARQFLLRGLHIHPTSQLLFIDAFKLELDEVLVNDQKNENSDDNTVQTETDDDMSIGLKRAYIIYQQASKRIKDIRFIIELLNIAKNHNNTEKLQNKILSDMIQEYTHEPLMWDTMARRELEGLFQPSVSNNTTMKIDSSEKTSLRDRITSCNKVYQTVVKKIKTEEMWSLYIECLIEINQKPGALPNFKRKLLKTALSQAHQVKKLKEKYYLYWINMLSIEDKDETTKNKLKEILNTATETISNSISLWHARLRYLFAIGEEKEAESVFLKATQILGEKSLPLWKIKILHVQAKFPEKTEQVFQAALQGHPSIAQEIKPTYIEWLVLTKSIQEARKIYDNLCLQPPFSLELHKKMIELELMQPEISLKHIRKYYEMSTLQFGKNNTNVWINYITFEMKHGDPKKVGELHERAVKTLEPILTDLFISEYSLIKANPDAIKNDIQTLHT